In Pygocentrus nattereri isolate fPygNat1 chromosome 3, fPygNat1.pri, whole genome shotgun sequence, the DNA window AATAGCTTTGTAAATGCAAAATCTGACTTTTTTGTATGCTTGCCTCTCTGTGCATACCTGTATTTCGGTTAGGAGAACTctgaagaggagaaaaagagagggcgATCTACAGACAGTGAAGTTAGTCAGGTGGGACCTGGACAATATTAACCACGtttgtaatgtaaatatgtagTTTTTCACCATGCACTTATTCTTCTTTTGCTTCTCTCTCGCATCCCTCCCCAGTCTCCTGTGAAGAACGGcaatccttctctctcctctttctcctcatcCACGTCCTCAGGGttttcctcctcatcctccctcATATCCATGGCTACTGTTGTTGGTGGTGGCACAACAGCAGTCTCTGGGGGTGGTGGCCTCCTGGGAAGCTTCAGCAGTGCGGTGCAGCAGCACCCCCCAcagtctcagcagcagcaggtgCAAGCCAAGCTTTCGTCCTCCTCCGGGCCGTCCAACAATGCCCCCAGCCCACCAAGCCACCCTAATCTGCCTacccccaccaccccctctTTGCCCAGCTCCAGCACCCCGGGCCTGGCCACCTCCAGTTCCCAGTCTCAAGCCTCCACAGTGCTTAGCACTGGTGGATCAGGCCTGAATCTAGGCTTGGGACTGAGCCTGGTGAAAGGGGGTGTGACTGTgaccagcagcagcaacagcagcagtgtGGCTCAGATGTCTGGGCTTGGCTTGGCAGGGATGCCCAGCTCACACAGCACCATGGCAGGCCTTTTGTCCGGCTCAACTCCTGCTCCGTACGCCCAGGCGGCGGCGGGTGGCACCACAAGCAGCGCCCCCGGTGGACCTGTGGGGAATAGCAGCAGCAGTGGGAGTGCAGCAGTGGCAGTAGGAGGAACGGGGGTAAGCTCAGGTGCACCCACTAATGGCACAAGTGCAGGGGCAGGGTTGGGGCTGCTGGGCTCCAGTCCTGGTCATGGGGGTCTCAGTGGGGGCATTCTGAGTCTGGTTCCTGGGCAGACACCACTTCAGGGGCCCACTCAGGTACCCATGAGCCCTGTAGGCACAGTGCCAGGAGGATCAGCAGGTGTTGGGGTATCAGGAGGAAACGGAAGTAGTGCAGCACCAGGAGGAGGTGTCGGGGGTAACATGGCTCCTGCTAGACCACCCAGTGTTGTAAAACAGAACGGAGGAACAAGTGAGTGCTCTGAAACCATCAGATTTaatccttctctcttctctgtctctaatAGGTATCACTTATCCTTAGAACTCGAAAGTTATTAGTCTGGATGtgctgtacattttaatttatattatgtaattattcCAATGTAATGAATAACATAGTTACTTGAactttgttcattttcacattttctttgttatttttttcttgggcataataacttttaataaaattcaaatttataaaaaaaatatttcctcCTCTTACAAACAACAATGTAAGAGAGACTGGAacggttttatttttttaccatatttttctgcttgtttcagtgagctgcTTTTGTTACTACTACCAATAACAAATACTTCCAAGAGCTAGTGTCTAATACAAGTCACTAATGTAAGTCCCTGGATTTTTAAGACCCTCTAGCTTACAGCGCAGTGGTAGCAGAGAGCAGCTCGGATTCCTCTCTCAGCAGTGCCAGCCAATCCCAAAACAGCCAGCCTTCCTCCACCAGCTCGTCAGCGAATCAAACGTGAGCTTACTGTAGCATGTACTTAAATGTACTGTCAGATTTTGTTTGTGTACATCACACTTTCTTGTAATTCTCCTTGTCTCACCTGTTCTCTTACACAGTCTGGATAATGGCCCTAGTCTActgagctccatcactctgCCCCCCTCCTCCCAGTCGCCGTCCTTTTCAGACAGCACCCCTGGTGGCGGGAGTCTGCTCAACGGGCCACACTCCTACACACCCAGCACAGAGGCCATAAAGGTTAGGGTCTGACTTCCATGCCTCTCATTTGCAGCGTTGttgtcgtcgtcgtcgtcgtcgttgttgttgttgtattttatttatttatttatttttaaaccattATTTCTGGTACCATTACTCACTGTGAAAGAATGTGATCCTGTAAAACAGAACTCATTAGTTTTGGTCCTAGCGTACCAGAGTTCAACTCATGTTGGTGACTTGTCTATTTAAACGCTCCATGTTTACTTTCATCAATAAATCAACTGGTTTAATAGGTGTGTTGCAGTGCATAAAACCCCAAACTGTGCTGGTTATCAAGACCAGAATCCATAGCCTCATGTGTAATAAGTAGAACATACTGTGTCTCTACCATCCTACAAATGGCACATTCTGCTATGTGTAAATAACTCCAGTGATATGTAGGCCTCATGCTTCCTCTGCAGGCTCCAGAGCCTCTGAGCTCTCTGAAAGCAATGGCTGAAAGGGCAGCTCTGGGATCAGGCCTGGATGGAGAAATCCCATCGCTTCATCTGACCGATCGAGGTACTGTAATTTACCTCACTTCATTTTTGTAGAGTATGAGTCCCTTGTCTTCTACCttatcagcaaataaaaaaataggttTCCACAGTAATATACCTGCAATACTGGCATGGGTTGAGCATAAGGATTTGCACAGTCCAGATTCACACATGGCTGTTTATTCTTTTTGCTGCTAGTTGAGTCTATTTGAATAGGTAACTCCGTAAAACTGCTAAACCTGTTTTAAAGAactccatcaatccatccatccatccatttttgaAGCCACTTCTCCTGCTCAGCAAAAAAGTACATAATTCCCCTCCTTACCCCAAATATAGCTATTTGGACCTCCTTGTCTGAAGGCTGCcgttttagttttgcactggagtttTTCTGTCAAAGTATTAACTTACTGCATCAGCTTGACTCAAACCATgctgagttgttaagtaatctcaaattgACTTGACATTGCATGACCTACTGCTTATGAATACAAAAGTACATCAAATAGCTAAAAACAGAAATCACAGCTATCCtgaaccttcattttttttcccctctgtagtttagtttattgtattgtaatgtctgtctgtatatctctcAATCTCAGACCTGTTTTCTGGGACCTCAGCCACTCCTGGACCCCCAGCAGCCCCCCAACCTGCTGTGACTGAGGTTAATCTCCCACCCTCCCTGGGGGCATGTCCTCTTGGCCCTACCCCTCTCTCCAAAGATCAGCTCTACCAGCAAGCAATGCAGGAGGCGGCCTGGACACACATGCCCCATCCGTCCGACTCTGAGAGGATCAGGTGCCTGACACCCTCCGTCTGACTGATTAAACTTAAGTTAATTAGCTACTACATGTGTTGATGTATAAATGGAGTTAATGTGCGCATACAGACTTGGCCAGATGGGCTTCCTAATGTCCCAGATCCACAAGCCCTTGCAGAAGTAGTGCAGTGATGTTGCTATGTTGGTTATTGATCTGGTTCTCCTTGTTGCTGTAACAGGCAGTACTTGATGAGGAACCCCTGTCCAACTCCACCCTTCCACCACCAGATGCCCCCCCACCACTCAGACTCCATAGAGTTCTACCAGAGACTGTCCACTGAAACACTCTTCTTCATTTTCTACTACCTGgaggtttgtttgtttagacaATACAGCTACACACTACCCACTTCCAGACAGATCACATGGCAGCATTACATCCAACAATCTAACTATTTTTTGACTGAGTTGTTTGGCTAACTGAGAAATTTATGCTTTGTAAAACACCCCTAGTGTAAAGGTAAACACGTTCACTTGGAGTATAAGTGATGTCTGGCGAGTAAGAATGTTACCAACCTGTTCCTAGGAATGCCGCTAGCTAAAGTGAATGCTctgcttgtgtgtatgtattaggGCACAAAGGCACAGTATCTGTCTGCTAAAGCCTTGAAGAAGCAGTCGTGGAGGTTCCATACTAAGTACATGATGTGGTTCCAGAGGCATGAGGAACCCAAGACCATCACTGATGAGTTTGAACAGGTGAGAAACCAGCAATCCCTTAACTGGCTTGACCGAAAGCCACTATAACGCAGTGTGAAActtcagttatttattttttgtaaaggtCAAACATTCTTTTAACAAATGCTTGGGAATATACAATATAACTAACGTTAACAACATTCATTTCTAATCGTGTCTGTAATGGAAGAGAAAAGTCCAGATTGCTGTCTCTTCTCAGATCTTTattttctcttgtttctctGCAGGGCACTTACATTTACTTTGACTATGAAAAGTGGGGCCAGAGGAAGAAGGAGGGT includes these proteins:
- the cnot3a gene encoding CCR4-NOT transcription complex subunit 3a — its product is MADKRKLQGEIDRCLKKVAEGVEQFEDIWQKLHNAANANQKEKYEADLKKEIKKLQRLRDQIKTWVASNEIKDKRQLVENRKLIETQMERFKVVERETKTKAYSKEGLGLAQKVDPAQKEKEETEQWLTNTIDTLNMQVDQFESEVESLSVQTRKKKGDKEKQDRIEELKRLIERHRYHIRMLETILRMLDNDSVQVEAIHKIKDDVEYYIDSSQDPDFEENEFIYDDLDLEDIPPSLMATSPQGHNDEEMFLQSSSTPTSTTSSSPIPPSPATGTTENSEEEKKRGRSTDSEVSQSPVKNGNPSLSSFSSSTSSGFSSSSSLISMATVVGGGTTAVSGGGGLLGSFSSAVQQHPPQSQQQQVQAKLSSSSGPSNNAPSPPSHPNLPTPTTPSLPSSSTPGLATSSSQSQASTVLSTGGSGLNLGLGLSLVKGGVTVTSSSNSSSVAQMSGLGLAGMPSSHSTMAGLLSGSTPAPYAQAAAGGTTSSAPGGPVGNSSSSGSAAVAVGGTGVSSGAPTNGTSAGAGLGLLGSSPGHGGLSGGILSLVPGQTPLQGPTQVPMSPVGTVPGGSAGVGVSGGNGSSAAPGGGVGGNMAPARPPSVVKQNGGTNPLAYSAVVAESSSDSSLSSASQSQNSQPSSTSSSANQTLDNGPSLLSSITLPPSSQSPSFSDSTPGGGSLLNGPHSYTPSTEAIKAPEPLSSLKAMAERAALGSGLDGEIPSLHLTDRDLFSGTSATPGPPAAPQPAVTEVNLPPSLGACPLGPTPLSKDQLYQQAMQEAAWTHMPHPSDSERIRQYLMRNPCPTPPFHHQMPPHHSDSIEFYQRLSTETLFFIFYYLEGTKAQYLSAKALKKQSWRFHTKYMMWFQRHEEPKTITDEFEQGTYIYFDYEKWGQRKKEGFTFEYRYLEDRDLQ